The following are encoded in a window of Dysidea avara chromosome 4, odDysAvar1.4, whole genome shotgun sequence genomic DNA:
- the LOC136254867 gene encoding uncharacterized protein, protein MQLNGSDCGVFLMMYARCILMKEPMTFEQDGMGTTREVIATEIERQALQNYSNPPLQKLQLDSYLSDTYHQPLQDMTLSDNTNKMTPVLPSTTLLNSSRCEDATDKQVKAVTSSDKENEPYQTDSSIKAMCWDMLDSSLQTVLPNEEGVTYVVTEFNDLSTSNFPGAPDHAFEATVRINVKTKDAAEEWLQKMMEHSKCTYRHTRGRAPGLKRVLYKVDMHCQHHKKQLTPKQQDKATMAHAKPVRKTFLHETRNKKRNCPSSLKLTVMVPPKHSNPKKKHLEPFLCTHPTVLKISFNHNHLIKSAHVLSFRPVSDETKQKIFEYFQKGHTASSAYHWHETKLFLDSNEDQMSIVDRAANPNKSDFSRLYEEWRTSELGSDNGKPMFDQLQAEIDAYNAAMGSKGGNVILQRFVGTVDVDHTSDSDSEECPKKKRLKSNEREVPMVVAICTPLMSRVHQFVQQSGEMVFCDSTSTLDRFNTSLFVLSMSNACGGLPLGVIITSDEQEETVTQGLKLLQQVIPEEAFYKRGGREGPTIFMTDDSSAERNALHEVWPHARLLLCAFHFLQCKWTWLHKGANQIANQDRQILMSKTKQLVYATSELMLEQLYKQFKICEIVKKYPNYLKFIESQWSRRKEWAICYHTHLMTRGNQTNNYAEAGIQIVKELVFHRIKAYNIVQIFSFITECLELYYTRKLLSFAHNRVDRYISLKYQGMKSAGIGTDDIQKLDKANTFLVNSQTERGVKYLVDMNLGVCSCRGGQDGSPCSHQAAVAKLFGIYSVNCVSTISLTARRQLAFIALGSNAMQDNDFYASLHQQQEDETITCNDGKDGEDLTLLKALTAADDYVTASEQVNEDNGASGNEDNDDVLQQFQEFFEDMKERIKDTPIVAEGTRTFLRRYKVLTKPGTFVNARLSSALYRFGWVFGGTISRKDHSGRFRRGRRIPVNPKAAGRRRGTTSKGKAVVLQGRPKGMKLATFPKSSASLTIKKRPAKRQHSLSKNVQTGVQNAGRW, encoded by the exons ATGCAATTGAATGGAAGTGACTGTGGTGTTTTCCTTATGATG TATGCTCGCTGTATCCTTATGAAGGAACCCATGACTTTTGAACAG GATGGTATGGGTACGACAAGAGAAGTAATTGCAACAGAAATAGAAAGGCAGGCTTTACAGAATTATTCTAATCCGCCATTGCAGAAG TTGCAGTTGGATTCTTACCTTTCTGACACTTACCACCAGCCACTGCAGGACATGACATTGTCAGACAACACCAACAAAATGACCCCAGTGTTGCCATCAACAACATTGTTGAATAGTAGTAGATGTGAAGATGCCACAGACAAACAAGTCAAAGCGGTCACATCTTCTGACAAAGAAAATGAACCATATCAAACAGATAGTTCCATCAAAGCAATGTGCTGGGATATGCTTGATTCATCTTTACAAACTGTTTTACCAAACGAAGAGGGTGTAACATATGTAGTAACAGAATTTAATGATTTGTCGACATCAAACTTCCCTGGGGCACCTGATCATGCCTTTGAAGCAACTGTTAGAATAAATGTAAAGACCAAGGATGCTGCTGAAGAATGGCTGCAAAAAATGATGGAACATAGTAAGTGCACATATAGACATACTCGAGGAAGAGCTCCTGGCCTAAAACGAGTACTGTACAAGGTAGATATGCACTGTCAGCATCACAAGAAGCAGCTGACACCGAAACAACAGGACAAAGCAACCATGGCACACGCCAAACCAGTAAGGAAAACATTTTTACATGAAACGCGAAACAAGAAGCGCAACTGCCCTTCTAGTTTAAAACTGACTGTTATGGTCCCCCCTAAACATTCAAACCCCAAGAAAAAGCATCTGGAACCGTTTCTGTGTACACATCCTACTGTATTAAAAATTTCTTTCAATCACAACCACCTAATAAAATCTGCTCATGTTTTGTCTTTTCGCCCTGTTTCTGACGAAACAAAGCAAAAGATCTTTGAATATTTCCAGAAAGGTCACACTGCTTCGTCAGCATATCACTGGCATGAAACTAAACTATTTTTAGACAGTAATGAAGACCAAATGTCAATAGTGGATAGGGCAGCAAACCCCAACAAATCAGATTTTAGCCGTCTTTATGAGGAATGGAGAACATCTGAACTTGGGAGTGACAATGGGAAACCAATGTTTGACCAACTTCAGGCAGAGATTGATGCCTACAATGCTGCAATGGGTAGTAAAGGTGGGAATGTCATCTTGCAGAGATTTGTGGGAACGGTTGATGTAGACCATACATCAGATTCTGACAGTGAAGAATGTCCTAAAAAGAAGCGACTTAAATCTAATGAAAGGGAAGTACCAATGGTAGTGGCTATATGCACACCACTAATGAGCAGAGTGCATCAGTTTGTACAACAATCTGGAGAGATGGTGTTCTGTGACAGCACATCAACTCTAGATCGTTTTAACACATCCCTGTTTGTCTTGTCAATGTCGAACGCATGTGGTGGCCTACCACTGGGAGTAATCATTACTTCTGATGAACAAGAGGAGACAGTAACCCAAGGCTTGAAGCTACTACAGCAGGTGATACCTGAAGAGGCTTTCTACAAGCGTGGAGGAAGAGAGGGCCCCACCATTTTTATGACAGATGACAGCAGCGCAGAACGTAATGCTCTACATGAAGTCTGGCCACATGCACGGTTGCTATTATGTGCATTCCACTTCCTTCAATGTAAGTGGACTTGGCTTCACAAGGGTGCCAATCAAATAGCTAATCAAGATCGTCAGATTTTGATGAGCAAAACTAAACAGCTGGTGTATGCTACGTCTGAGCTTATGCTTGAGCAATTGTACAAACAATTCAAAATTTGTGAAATAGTTAAAAAATATCCGAACTATCTGAAGTTTATTGAGTCTCAGTGGAGTCGTAGAAAAGAATGGGCTATTTGCTACCATACACACCTCATGACTAGAGGAAATCAAACCAATAATTATGCTGAAGCCGGAATACAGATTGTCAAAGAGCTAGTATTTCATCGCATAAAAGCGTACAACATTGTCCAGATATTTAGTTTTATAACAGAATGTCTTGAATTGTATTACACAAGAAAGCTGTTAAGCTTTGCCCACAATAGAGTTGATCGGTATATTTCATTGAAATACCAAGGTATGAAGAGTGCAGGGATAGGTACTGATGACATACAAAAACTGGATAAAGCAAATACCTTTTTAGTTAACAGTCAAACGGAGCGAGGTGTAAAATACTTAGTAGATATGAATTTGGGTGTATGCAGTTGCAGAGGTGGGCAGGATGGTTCACCATGCTCACACCAGGCTGCAGTAGCAAAATTGTTTGGTATTTACAGTGTGAACTGTGTGTCTACCATTTCTTTGACTGCCAGACGGCAATTAGCTTTTATTGCTCTTGGTAGTAATGCTATGCAGGACAATGACTTTTACGCTTCGCTTCACCAACAGCAAGAAGACGAGACAATAACATGTAATGATGGAAAAGATGGAGAAGATTTGACGCTACTGAAAGCTTTAACAGCAGCAGACGATTATGTAACAGCAAGTGAACAGGTTAATGAGGATAATGGTGCAAGCGGTAATGAGGATAATGATGATGTCCTCCAACAATTTCAAGAATTCTTTGAAGATATGAAAGAAAGAATTAAGGACACTCCCATAGTCGCTGAAGGCACGAGAACTTTCTTGAGAAGGTACAAAGTACTAACAAAACCAGGCACATTTGTTAATGCCCGATTGTCAAGTGCCCTCTACCGTTTTGGGTGGGTGTTTGGTGGGACTATTTCAAGAAAAGACCACAGTGGTCGATTTCGTAGAGGTAGGAGAATACCTGTGAACCCCAAAGCTGCGGGACGTCGCCGAGGAACTACTTCAAAGGGGAAAGCAGTAGTATTGCAAGGAAGGCCTAAAGGCATGAAGTTAGCTACATTTCCTAAATCCAGCGCAAGCCTTACAATCAAGAAAAGACCAGCAAAACGACAACATTCCTTAAGCAAAAATGTACAAACAGGTGTACAAAATGCTGGAAGATGGTAA